The following are from one region of the Bacteroidota bacterium genome:
- the secG gene encoding preprotein translocase subunit SecG, translating into MFWFLIVVEVIIAIVIIVSVLMQSSKGGGLAGTFGGAQMGTMFGVRRTADFLSKFTAVLATIFIVLSLVINMFFLPSRAVQSESVIQKGTSSIPPPLPPPIQTTPPGGGTQ; encoded by the coding sequence ATGTTTTGGTTTTTAATTGTAGTTGAAGTAATAATAGCTATTGTAATTATCGTTTCCGTCTTGATGCAATCGAGTAAAGGGGGCGGATTAGCCGGTACTTTCGGTGGTGCTCAAATGGGTACTATGTTCGGTGTTCGCCGTACTGCCGATTTTTTAAGTAAATTTACAGCAGTATTAGCGACTATTTTTATAGTTTTAAGTTTGGTAATCAACATGTTCTTCTTACCAAGCCGTGCGGTTCAAAGTGAGAGCGTGATTCAGAAAGGAACAAGCTCGATTCCTCCACCATTACCACCGCCTATACAAACCACACCGCCAGGCGGGGGAACTCAATAA
- a CDS encoding SDR family NAD(P)-dependent oxidoreductase has translation MPKRTENTFPVAIVTGSAMRLGREVALSLANNGFSICIHYNKSKPEAQKLASEIETTFQKPVLLVKADISKFAQIETMMKHILKKFGRIDLLVNNASVFIKSRLEETTEEIWDKSLDTNLKGVFFCSKIAAKHMSKKQSGTIINIASLGGIKPFANYLPYSVSKAGLIMLTKCLAKSLAPYILVNAIASGTIEFENEKVKRNEKILLKDYTKASEIADLVVFLATKNKHITGQIISIDSGNSLI, from the coding sequence ATGCCTAAAAGAACAGAAAACACTTTTCCCGTTGCTATAGTAACAGGTTCTGCAATGCGATTAGGCCGCGAAGTTGCCTTAAGTTTGGCAAATAATGGCTTCAGCATTTGCATCCATTATAATAAATCGAAACCCGAAGCACAGAAATTAGCTTCAGAGATTGAAACAACATTTCAGAAACCGGTTCTATTAGTCAAAGCTGATATCTCAAAATTTGCCCAAATCGAAACTATGATGAAGCATATACTGAAAAAATTTGGACGTATCGATCTCCTGGTTAATAATGCTTCAGTTTTTATTAAATCACGCTTGGAAGAAACCACTGAAGAAATTTGGGATAAGTCGTTGGATACTAATCTAAAAGGGGTTTTCTTTTGCAGTAAAATTGCAGCCAAACACATGTCGAAAAAACAAAGCGGCACAATAATTAATATAGCTTCGTTAGGTGGAATAAAGCCGTTCGCTAATTACCTACCTTATTCAGTTTCAAAGGCGGGACTAATAATGCTTACAAAATGTTTGGCAAAATCTTTAGCTCCTTATATTTTGGTGAATGCAATTGCATCCGGAACAATTGAATTTGAAAATGAAAAAGTAAAAAGGAATGAAAAAATACTTTTGAAAGACTATACCAAAGCAAGCGAAATAGCTGACTTAGTTGTTTTCCTTGCAACAAAAAATAAACATATAACAGGTCAGATAATATCGATTGACAGTGGAAATTCATTAATATGA
- a CDS encoding LOG family protein — MKNNKILPKLKRMPKAYENIDFLKGTYGREIRILSEFAEPRSRFIKEKIKDTIVFFGSARIKPPEKAKLQFENLKKRLSKQKTKNTAILKEFENSKVILEMSKYYEESTKLAKLLTKWSNTLDHGRRFVICSGGGPGVMEAANKGAISSGGKSIGLNISLPHEQFPNPFISEELNFEFHYFFMRKFWFVYLAKAMVIFPGGFGTMDELFEVLTLLQSSKIQKDLTVVLYSEDFWKKIVNFPELIRLGVISSDDMKLFKFCNTPEETFEYLKESLTKKYLL; from the coding sequence ATGAAAAATAATAAAATATTGCCAAAACTAAAGCGAATGCCAAAAGCATACGAAAACATAGATTTTTTGAAAGGAACTTACGGAAGAGAAATCAGGATTTTATCTGAATTTGCAGAACCGCGCTCCCGCTTCATTAAAGAAAAAATAAAAGACACTATCGTATTTTTCGGATCTGCACGTATTAAACCACCTGAAAAAGCAAAATTACAGTTTGAGAATTTGAAAAAGAGATTATCAAAACAAAAGACAAAGAATACCGCCATTCTAAAAGAATTTGAAAATTCAAAAGTGATACTCGAAATGTCGAAGTATTACGAAGAATCAACTAAATTGGCAAAACTGCTTACAAAGTGGTCGAACACATTAGATCATGGTCGTAGGTTTGTGATATGCTCCGGCGGTGGACCCGGTGTTATGGAAGCAGCAAACAAGGGGGCTATCTCAAGTGGAGGTAAATCTATTGGACTGAATATAAGTTTACCACACGAGCAATTTCCAAATCCCTTTATCAGCGAAGAGTTAAATTTCGAGTTTCATTACTTTTTTATGCGAAAATTTTGGTTTGTTTATCTTGCAAAAGCGATGGTTATTTTTCCTGGTGGTTTTGGAACTATGGATGAGCTTTTTGAGGTGTTAACATTGCTACAGAGCAGTAAAATCCAGAAAGATTTGACTGTCGTTTTATACAGCGAGGATTTTTGGAAAAAGATAGTTAATTTCCCCGAATTGATTCGATTAGGAGTTATCTCCTCTGATGATATGAAGTTATTTAAATTTTGCAATACGCCCGAAGAAACTTTTGAGTATCTGAAGGAATCGTTAACAAAAAAATACTTGTTATAG
- a CDS encoding GatB/YqeY domain-containing protein, producing MNLKDTLSKEIINATKVSDKIRLETVRGLRAILLEKEIEKRPNPITSDDEMGVLISSAKKRKESIEMYEKGGRIELAEKEKSELKIIEEFLPKQLTLDEVEAIIKRIVFESGANSQKDFGKVMPDVMKELKGKADGKIISDTVKKLLGG from the coding sequence ATGAATCTGAAAGATACTTTAAGCAAAGAAATAATTAACGCAACCAAAGTCAGCGACAAAATCCGTTTAGAAACCGTCCGCGGACTTCGTGCCATTTTATTAGAAAAAGAAATTGAGAAACGACCAAACCCAATTACTTCCGATGACGAAATGGGAGTGTTAATCTCATCAGCCAAAAAACGTAAAGAGTCAATCGAAATGTATGAAAAGGGGGGACGCATTGAATTAGCCGAAAAAGAAAAAAGCGAACTCAAAATAATTGAAGAGTTTTTGCCAAAACAATTGACGCTGGATGAAGTTGAAGCAATTATTAAACGTATCGTTTTCGAATCGGGCGCAAACTCGCAAAAGGATTTCGGCAAAGTTATGCCTGATGTAATGAAAGAACTGAAAGGCAAAGCCGATGGAAAAATAATTTCAGATACCGTTAAAAAACTATTAGGGGGTTAG
- a CDS encoding CvpA family protein produces the protein MITYIDIIVFITVLLFILLGYKDGFFRKVFSILSLFIGFIIATKLMGPFGKLIIEWFEFAPYFSYPFAFFAILITVMLIVMLIYRWLGSKGTVLKLINRFGGALLGAAQGLLLMSLALLVLKFVDVPSEETKRDSFMYIHIINVAPKVFDFALTAVPESKTFFEEIEKNLEKYKDEL, from the coding sequence ATGATTACATACATTGATATCATTGTTTTTATTACAGTTTTATTGTTTATTTTGTTGGGCTATAAAGATGGTTTTTTCAGAAAAGTTTTCAGCATTTTATCCCTTTTCATAGGGTTTATTATCGCAACTAAATTAATGGGACCTTTCGGAAAATTGATCATCGAATGGTTTGAATTTGCCCCTTATTTTTCGTATCCGTTTGCATTTTTTGCAATTCTAATAACCGTTATGTTAATCGTAATGTTGATTTATCGCTGGCTCGGCTCAAAAGGGACAGTCTTAAAATTAATTAACCGATTTGGGGGCGCTTTGTTAGGTGCAGCTCAAGGGCTGCTCCTTATGAGTTTAGCTCTGTTAGTCTTAAAATTCGTTGATGTCCCATCGGAAGAAACGAAGAGGGATTCTTTTATGTATATTCATATCATAAATGTAGCTCCAAAAGTTTTTGACTTCGCACTCACGGCTGTTCCTGAATCTAAAACTTTTTTCGAGGAGATTGAAAAGAATTTAGAAAAATATAAAGATGAACTATAG